A DNA window from Bacteroidales bacterium contains the following coding sequences:
- a CDS encoding TonB-dependent receptor has product MLRNCRNLIVSFVKSLSIFALLMVATTTFAQTQKGGFVLSGKVISSEGEEPLEMVLVKLSTSSWAMTNEKGEFKITALKQGKYKYEISYLGFETVVGEVNVTKNISDFKIIMRPMGLGLEEIVVTAEEHKMGSASTIGQAAIQHLQAKSVEDMLQLLPGQVTKNPDLTNAGQASIREIDAGGDASNSLGTAVFVDGAPMSNDANMQVFSTARSGNSSSLAQNTMNNQTTSGRGVDLRSISPDNIESIEVIRGIPSAEYGNLTSGAVVIKTKVGTTPYEAKVKIDPNSKLAYFGKGFTMKKNRGAINLSADYTKSFADRRMTYKGYDRITANGAYSNTFMKETSPLSLNLKLSYYRNLSAQKADESMRADELLENKNQGFRFAADGMWRLNKSWISNFNYAASVSYSVQEDLYRQIQSGSAMPFAYSTDPGEFKTHFLPAEYMAQYTIKGKPLTAYAQLKANKMFTFKRGSNNIKVGADYNLSANYGEGMQFDIMSPPKPSDGQGARPRSFKSIPAMHQMSYFLENATELTFAGQTLNIQAGVRINTLFIDELAKRGNMTTFDPRVNVSYQFLSHENNKVFDDLSVVGGFGLASKMPTLLHLYPNPVYYDYTSYNGYVSGDPDRTLAIMTTDVINNSANPNLKPATSRKFEVGISGRINKVKGTITYFNEKYKNEYGFSSVPHWLEYKKYDTRNLPAGFTPIYENGTLYYTSTPGGTKEAMDYLLQKRVVTYQMPSNENETFKQGIEYSFNFGEIKAIKTDIIVDGAWYYIKRRNIGPAWNSDAVENPNMATALNGNKIQGFNTYLAVMPSGSGSITQRVNTNFRFVTHIPVLKLVFTTTAQVVWYESAQTIYEDENGNSMFEYIQDFNGKEVYMVHPEGFYDGEGKYTPWIKETMPYNREYLDLVNYTTNMYYYDKQTFPITCMLNFKMTKEFKKFVELSFVANNILKFSNMFHKDKQGGYREMYSPIYFGAELKIKI; this is encoded by the coding sequence ATGCTTCGAAATTGTAGAAATTTAATTGTTTCGTTTGTAAAGAGCCTCTCAATTTTTGCTCTGTTAATGGTAGCAACAACTACATTTGCCCAAACACAAAAGGGTGGATTTGTGCTATCGGGAAAAGTAATTTCATCGGAGGGAGAAGAGCCATTGGAGATGGTGTTGGTTAAACTATCAACATCTTCTTGGGCAATGACAAACGAAAAAGGAGAGTTCAAAATTACCGCTCTTAAACAGGGTAAATACAAATACGAGATCTCATATCTTGGTTTTGAGACCGTTGTTGGAGAGGTTAATGTAACAAAGAACATTTCTGATTTCAAAATCATAATGCGTCCTATGGGATTGGGACTTGAGGAGATTGTGGTAACTGCCGAAGAGCATAAAATGGGGTCGGCTTCTACTATCGGACAGGCTGCCATTCAACACCTTCAAGCAAAGAGCGTTGAGGATATGCTACAACTGCTTCCCGGTCAGGTAACTAAAAACCCCGACTTAACTAACGCAGGCCAGGCTTCAATTCGTGAGATTGACGCTGGTGGCGATGCAAGTAACTCACTTGGTACCGCTGTGTTTGTAGATGGAGCCCCTATGAGTAACGATGCCAATATGCAGGTTTTCTCAACTGCCCGTTCAGGTAATAGTTCGTCATTGGCTCAAAATACTATGAACAACCAAACTACCAGTGGTAGAGGTGTGGATTTGCGTTCAATCTCGCCTGATAATATTGAGTCAATTGAGGTTATTCGTGGTATTCCATCGGCTGAGTATGGTAACTTGACTTCGGGTGCTGTGGTTATCAAAACAAAAGTTGGTACTACTCCTTACGAGGCTAAAGTTAAAATTGACCCCAACTCAAAACTTGCATACTTTGGTAAAGGTTTCACTATGAAAAAGAATCGTGGTGCTATCAACCTCTCTGCTGACTATACTAAATCATTCGCCGACCGCCGTATGACCTACAAAGGTTACGACCGTATCACTGCAAACGGAGCATACTCTAATACATTTATGAAAGAGACTTCTCCTTTGAGTTTGAACCTTAAACTATCATATTACAGAAACTTAAGTGCTCAAAAGGCTGATGAAAGTATGCGTGCCGATGAGTTGTTGGAGAACAAAAATCAAGGTTTCCGCTTTGCTGCCGATGGTATGTGGCGACTAAATAAATCATGGATCAGTAACTTCAACTACGCTGCTTCGGTATCATACAGCGTTCAAGAGGATTTGTATCGTCAAATTCAATCTGGCTCTGCAATGCCTTTTGCATACTCTACTGATCCGGGCGAATTTAAAACACACTTCCTTCCTGCTGAGTATATGGCACAATATACCATTAAAGGTAAACCTCTTACAGCGTACGCTCAATTGAAAGCGAACAAGATGTTTACTTTCAAACGTGGCTCTAATAATATTAAGGTAGGAGCCGACTATAACTTGAGTGCTAACTACGGTGAGGGTATGCAATTTGATATTATGTCGCCTCCCAAACCAAGTGATGGTCAAGGTGCCCGCCCACGCTCATTCAAATCAATACCTGCAATGCACCAGATGTCGTACTTCTTGGAGAATGCAACAGAGTTAACCTTTGCAGGACAAACATTGAATATTCAAGCAGGTGTTCGTATAAATACACTGTTTATAGATGAACTTGCCAAACGTGGCAATATGACAACTTTTGATCCTCGTGTTAACGTATCATATCAATTCTTGTCACATGAGAACAACAAAGTATTTGATGACTTATCTGTTGTGGGAGGTTTTGGATTAGCATCTAAGATGCCGACCTTGCTACACTTATACCCAAACCCTGTTTACTACGACTATACAAGTTATAACGGATATGTATCAGGAGACCCTGACCGCACTTTGGCTATTATGACAACTGACGTTATCAATAATAGTGCAAACCCAAATCTTAAACCTGCAACATCACGCAAATTTGAGGTAGGTATTTCAGGTCGTATCAACAAGGTTAAAGGTACTATCACATACTTTAATGAGAAGTATAAAAACGAGTATGGATTTAGTAGTGTTCCTCATTGGTTGGAATATAAGAAATATGATACAAGAAACCTTCCTGCTGGTTTTACTCCTATTTATGAGAATGGGACACTTTACTATACCAGCACTCCCGGTGGAACTAAAGAGGCTATGGATTACTTGTTGCAAAAACGTGTTGTAACATACCAAATGCCATCGAATGAGAACGAGACATTTAAACAAGGTATTGAGTACTCATTCAACTTTGGAGAGATTAAAGCAATTAAGACAGACATTATTGTTGATGGTGCTTGGTACTATATCAAACGTAGAAATATTGGTCCTGCATGGAACTCGGATGCTGTTGAGAACCCAAATATGGCTACTGCTTTGAATGGCAACAAAATTCAAGGATTCAATACATACTTGGCTGTTATGCCTTCGGGTAGTGGTTCAATAACACAACGTGTTAATACAAACTTCCGTTTTGTAACACACATTCCTGTTCTTAAATTGGTGTTCACAACAACTGCTCAAGTAGTTTGGTATGAGAGTGCTCAAACTATTTATGAGGATGAAAACGGAAACTCTATGTTTGAATACATTCAAGATTTCAATGGGAAAGAGGTATATATGGTTCACCCAGAAGGTTTCTATGATGGCGAGGGCAAATATACTCCTTGGATTAAAGAAACTATGCCTTACAATCGTGAGTATCTTGATTTGGTAAACTACACTACCAATATGTACTACTACGATAAGCAAACATTCCCTATAACTTGTATGCTTAACTTCAAAATGACTAAAGAGTTCAAAAAGTTTGTTGAACTTTCGTTTGTAGCAAACAATATTTTGAAATTCTCAAATATGTTCCATAAAGATAAACAAGGAGGTTATCGCGAAATGTACTCTCCTATCTACTTTGGAGCAGAGTTGAAAATTAAAATTTAA